A genomic segment from Chloroflexota bacterium encodes:
- a CDS encoding branched-chain amino acid ABC transporter permease yields the protein MTEFLQSTVYGLLQGGLLALVAVGFSLVWGVMNVVNLAHGTFVVLGSYVAWQLNKSAGVDPFLGMFAAAACLFVAGYAVHMLLINQVIKAPIWMTLLLTFGLELVLINAMVLLFSGDFRSIETGWAADAIALGDVRIPYGRLAGFLVAVGLTLALVAFMSRTRLGLAIKATGMDRDAARLMGIRARRVYATTFAIAAAMAGAAGAIVGTVGTFSPASAPAFTLQSFVIAVLGGLGNMWGALAGGLVLGLVQSWGGQYLSGTLVTAIAFGVLVAVLIVRPAGLLGKPYYEARVEI from the coding sequence GTGACGGAGTTCCTCCAGTCCACGGTCTACGGCCTGCTCCAGGGAGGCCTGCTCGCCCTCGTGGCGGTGGGCTTCTCCCTGGTGTGGGGCGTGATGAACGTGGTGAACCTTGCCCACGGCACGTTCGTGGTGCTCGGGTCATACGTCGCCTGGCAGCTCAACAAGTCCGCGGGCGTGGACCCCTTCCTCGGGATGTTCGCGGCCGCGGCCTGCCTGTTCGTGGCGGGCTACGCGGTGCACATGCTGCTGATCAACCAGGTGATCAAGGCACCGATCTGGATGACGCTGTTGCTCACCTTCGGCCTCGAGTTGGTTCTGATCAACGCGATGGTGTTGCTCTTCAGCGGCGACTTCCGCTCGATCGAGACCGGCTGGGCGGCCGACGCGATCGCCCTGGGCGACGTGCGGATACCCTACGGCCGGCTCGCCGGCTTCCTGGTGGCCGTGGGCCTCACGCTGGCGCTGGTGGCCTTCATGTCGCGCACGCGGCTCGGCCTTGCCATCAAGGCAACCGGGATGGACCGTGACGCGGCACGGCTGATGGGGATCCGGGCGCGGCGCGTCTACGCCACCACGTTCGCCATCGCGGCCGCCATGGCCGGGGCGGCCGGGGCGATCGTGGGCACCGTGGGCACCTTCAGCCCGGCCTCCGCCCCCGCCTTCACGCTGCAGAGCTTCGTGATCGCGGTGCTCGGCGGCCTCGGCAACATGTGGGGCGCCCTGGCCGGCGGCCTGGTGCTCGGGTTGGTGCAGTCGTGGGGCGGCCAGTACCTGTCGGGCACGCTCGTCACCGCCATCGCCTTCGGGGTGCTGGTGGCGGTGCTGATCGTGCGCCCGGCCGGCCTGCTCGGCAAGCCCTACTACGAGGCGAGGGTCGAGATCTGA